The genomic interval GGCGATTATTCGACATATTCCTCCTAGCCGGAAAGCGGAGGAGGGAGTTGTCTTTATGGGACACGGATCATCCCATGAAGGTGATAGCTGTTATGACGCGGTCTACCAGCAGTTGCAACAGATTGATCCGAACATTTTTCTTGGAACAATGGATGGTAATCATACGCTTGAACATATTTTGCCTGAATTGGCGGATAGAGACATTAAGCGTGTGTGGCTGATGCCGTTCCTATCTGTTGTTGGTCGCCATGCGCGAAATGACATGGCTGGCAGTGACGATGATTCCTGGAAGTCACAGATCGAAGCAGCAGGTATACGTTGTACACCTATGGTGCTTGGTCTTGCTGAATATTCCAGCTTTGTAGATATTTGGTTGGATCATTTGGAAGCTACTTTGAGGCTTTTGTAATGTGGTAGTAATTTGAGAGGGTGAAATGGTGAGTAAAAGAGTGTTGGCAAGCGTATGCATGGCAACATTACTATTCGGAACTCAGGCCGCAGCAGAAAATACGGGGGTAGATTCTGTTGCAATTAAAGCTTCAAGCACTATGGCAACACCTGTTGCAGAAAGTGCACCTACAGAAGCAACACAGATTCAACTTATTGAGCAGGCCATACGCGAAGTGGAAGCTGAGGTGCAGAGCGAAAGTCAGAATGAACTATATGAAAAGCAGAACATGCATGATGCTTCCAATATTTCTGAGACAACGCTAAGCAAAGTTGTTCCAACGCTTCAATATCAACCACAGCAGCCGATACAGCATGCACTGCATGAGCAGAATTTCGTTCCTTCATGGTATAAGGGAGGTTCAGAGATCTCCGCAGAAATGCCGAAGGCCCCGCTCTTTTCGAAAGACGGTTTCGAACTGGAAAGTTTTACACCGTATGAACCTGGATTTATTCAAGAGTACGCTCACGGGGCAATAAACTGGCTCACAGGTACTGTGACTGCAAAAGGCGAAAGTCTTTCAACAGGCCTTGCGGTAAGCAGTCGTGAAGCACGCCTTAAGACTATGCGTGCTGCTACTGTTGATGCTCGAAAAAATTTACTTGAGATTTTGAATAAAATTCCGGTGACGGAAAAGTTGCGCGTAAAAAATATTCTGCGAACAGATGAAGATATTATGCAGTTTGTGCGTGGCGACATGCAGAATTCTCGTATTACTTCAACAACCTTTGCCGAGGATGGCGTAGCAAGTGTTACCGTAAGCATTACTCTGCGCGATATGTTCCTTGAGAAGCTTATTGGTAAACATGTGTCATTTCATCGAGTGAATGATAACCCGTATTCAGCTGCGAATGCTGTTGCAGAATCTATTGAAAATGCAGTGCTTCCAGATTCTCAGCAGGAATCCGTCGAGGCAGACATTGTGTTACCCATCGCTTACACTGGGCTGCTT from Halodesulfovibrio sp. MK-HDV carries:
- a CDS encoding sirohydrochlorin cobaltochelatase, producing the protein MKKGILLVTFGANNLQAHQTLRLLDERVRSRFDGVNVRLAFTSELIRDRLAAQRVKRDSVVKALEKMAFENYTHIAVQSLHIIPGVEYEDLCAHAKTLVTSSRLQNVSVGAPLLNSEKDIAQVVSAIIRHIPPSRKAEEGVVFMGHGSSHEGDSCYDAVYQQLQQIDPNIFLGTMDGNHTLEHILPELADRDIKRVWLMPFLSVVGRHARNDMAGSDDDSWKSQIEAAGIRCTPMVLGLAEYSSFVDIWLDHLEATLRLL